CTGGAAAATATTCTCAGGGGGGAAGTGACCGATGCCTAAAAGCGCTCAGACCTATTTGGAAACCCTTTATCCGAGTTGGGGACAGCAGTTCGTGATGGATGAAGTGTTGTTTGAAGTCGATACCGGTCACCAGCATTTGGTGATTTTCAACAATGCGCAGTGGGGCACCGTGATGGCGTTGGACGGCGTGATTCAAACCACCGAGAAGGATGAGTTTATTTACCATGAAATGATGACGCACGTGCCGATGTTGGCGCATGGTGCCGCCAAAAAAGTGCTGATCATCGGCGGCGGTGACGGCGGCATCTTGCGTGAAGTGTTGAAGCACGACACGGTCGAGTCGGTCACCCAAGTGGAAATCGATCAACAGGTCATTGATATGTGTGTGCAATATTTGCCGAACCATTCGGCCGGCGCTTTTTCGAACCCGAAAGCGAATATCGTGATTGCCGACGGCGTGGATTTCGTGACCGAGTGTACTGAAAAATTCGATGTCATCATTTCCGATTCCACCGACCCGATTGGGCCGGGTGAAGTGTTGTTCACCTCGCGTTTTTACCAGGGCATCCAAAACTGCCTAAACGATGGTGGGGTGTTTGTGGCGCAGAACGGCGTGAGCTTTATGCAAACCGATGAAGTGACCACCACTTACAAACGCTTGTCGCCGCTGTTTGCCGAAGCGACGTTTTATTCGGCAGCGGTGCCGACCTATGTGGGCGGCATAATGACCTTCGCTTGGGCGACGGATCGTACCGATTTGAACACGCAAAGCGTGGCCGTTTTGCAGCAGCGTTACGACGCCGCCAATTTGAATACCTGTTTTTACACACCGGCGTTACACGCCGGCGCTTTTGCCCTGCCGAAATACGTGCAGGACGCCATGGTTTAACGTTGGTTAAACCGATTTTATGACTCGGCCCGCGGGCCATTAGGAGATAAAACAGACCTTGAACACAGACGCACTTGTCCAACATTTTGCGGAACAAACGCACCCGGATGAACTCGAACAATTCGACCGCTCGACGCTGAGCCAGTTGTTGAAGGAACACGAGACGCCATTTTTGGTGCTGGACTTGCAGGAAGTCGAATACCAGTATCACGCTTTGCAAAACGCTTTGCCGGGCGTGTCGCTTTTTTACGCCATTAAATCCCTGGCGCATCCGGCGGTGATTCGCCGTTTGAAAAAACTCGGCGGCCAGTTCGACCTGGCCACGGCAGGCGAAGTGGATTTGGTAAAAGGTTTGGGCGTGGCCGGCGAACAGTGCATTCACACCCATCCGATTAAAAAGGATAAGGAAATCCGTCACGCGCTGGAATTCGGTTGCCGGCGGTTTGTGGTGGATAACCCGGCCGAAGTGATTAAGTTTGTACCTTATAAAGACGACGTGGAATTGATCATTCGCGTCAGTTTCCGCAGTCAGGACGCCACGGTGGATTTGTCCCGCAAGTTCGGTTGCGCCTTGGAAGAATTGCCAGGCCTGGTGGATTTGGCGATGAGCAATGGCATGACCGTGTCCGGTTTGTCTTTCCATGTGGGGTCGCAATCCCTGTCGCCGTTTGCCCAGGTGAATGCGATTCAGGCGTCGTTGGCGGCGATGAAGGAAATGGCGCATGTGTCCTGGAAGTGGTTGGACATCGGCGGCAGTTTCCCGGTGTCTTATCAAGGGCCGGTGATGCCGATTGACGATTTCTGTGCGCCGATTCGCGAGGCTTTGTTGGACGTGCCGGAGGGGATTGAAGTCTTCGCCGAGCCGGGTCGGTTTATTTCCGCGCCGTCGATGATCGAAGTCCTGCGCATTGTCGGTAAAGCCAAGCGCGGTGCGCGGACTTGGTATTATCTGGATGACGGTGTTTACGGTGCCTTGAGTGGGCAGATGTATGACCATGCGCAATATCCGATTACCCCGTTAAAACCGTTCGACCCGACCGGCGATTTCTTCCCGAGCGTGTTGGCAGGACCGACGTGTGACAGTGTGGACGTCATCGACGAAGACATTGAATTGCCGGATTTGGCGGTGGGCGATGTGCTGGTGGCGAAACAAATGGGGGCTTACACCATTGCGTCCGCCTCGGAATTTAACTATTATCCTAAACCCAAAGTGGTGGTGGTCGAAGATTTGATCGAACACCCGGAAGACGAATCGTAAACATTCCAGGAGGATTTATGGCCACAGTAGTGAAATGGCAGGGCGGCATGGCCTTTAAAGGCACAACCGAAAGCGGGCACGACGTCCTGATGGACGCGGCGCCGGAAGTCGGTGGTGAAAACAAAGGCGCTCGTCCGATGGAAATGGTGCTGCTGGGGCTGGGCGGTTGTACCAGCATCGATGTGATGATGATGTTGCAGAAAAGCCAGCAGGACGTCACCGATTGCGAAGTGGCAATAGAGTCCGAACGCTCCGATTCCATTCCCAAGGTGTTCACCAAGATTCATGTCCACTTCAAGGTGAGCGGACATGGCTTGAACCCGAAGAAGGTCGAGCGGGCCGTGAACCTATCGGCGGAAAAATACTGCTCGGTGTCGAAAATGCTCGAGCATTCCGTTGAGATGAGTCACGACTTCGAAATCATTGAGGTGTAAAGTTGGGGTTGCGCGGCTACCGCGCACCCGAAACGCATAACCGTTCTTTAAAAACGCCCAGGCCTGGGCGTTTTTTCGTTTCAGCTCTCTGACAAAATCAATCCAGTTTCGCCACTTTTTTCAAGACGGTCAAGAACGCCTGGCAGGCTTCGATGGAAGCGGTTTCGTCCATGGTGTGATAACCGGTGGTCGGAATCTGCAAGGTGGTGCCGTGCACCAGGCCGTTGGCATTGGCCGTGATGCGGCCCAGTTCCGTACGCCCAATGCTTTGTTTCGGCTGACCGTTCAACTTGGCCTGCTGATTGAGTTGCTCGATGTATTCGTCCTTGAAGCCGTAAGGAATGTCCAGTTCGTAACAGAGTTGTGCCAGTTGCCGGGTGGCTTCCGCATTGAACTCGGCGTTTTCGTCGCGGTTTCGCAACACCACCAACTGTTTATCGGCTTCAGTTCGGTTTTTGTACGGACTGGTGTCGAGCACATAAAGCTGGTTGGTGGGGTTGCCGAAACGGCGAAACCATTCCAGTAGGTAGCGCCAGCTCCCGCCGGACTCTTCTTCTGCGGTGAAAAACGCCGTGCCTTGGTACCCCAGACTGAACAGGTGCACCAGCATGGCGGCGGTGAGCACGTTATCGAGCTGACCGGACAGCAGGCCTTGTTGAATTTTCAATTTGTCCTGAAAGCCGACCGGCGTGCCGGCGACCAAATGTTCCAAGCCATTCACTTCAAAAATCAGGTTGTTGCGGAATTCACAGATATAAGCGTTATCGATGGTGCCGGAACCACGGTAGGCGCCCGACCAGGGTTCATACGCGAGTACCGGCGTGTTTTCGAAACGGTTCATCAGCGTCATTTTTAGCTCGTCACTGACATCGTTGCCGTGCAAAGTGGTCATGCGTCCGGCGATAAAAGCGGCGAATTGGAATTCGTTGGGGCCGGTGCAAATCAATCCGTGGCGATCAATGTGGCTGGACAAAAAGGTGCTGTCAGGCCGCTCGCCCTGAGCGACTAATAGGCCTTCATACCAGGTGACTCGTGCACCGCGCTCTTCCAGTTCGCGTTGCAGAACGCGGAAAAAAGAATGTTCGGCGCCGACCACACTGGGTTGTCGAATCAGGGATTTAAGTAGGTCGATAAACTCGTTGAAGCTGTCCATGGGCGGGGTCTCAAATGGAAAATCAGAGGGTTTTTCCAACCATTTTAAGGGAAGTTTTACCCGAACGTCATCGTTTTTGAACGCTTTTTAAACGGGTTCAGCCGCCGTTGAGTTTGAGTCAGCGTTTAGGCGTTTTGGATGGCGGATTGTACGGCGGTTTTGACCGCCTGAGTCAGCCCGTTTGTCAGTTGGTTCAGCTGCGCTTGCGGGATGTTATACGCCGGCATGGTATAAATCAGTTTGCCGAAAGGGCGTACCCAAATACCTTTTTCAATGCCGACGGCTTGGATGTGTGGGCCTAAGTCGCCGCGTTCCAGTTCAATGACGCCGATGGCGCCGAGCACACGGGTGTCGGCGATGCCGTCTTGCGTTTTCAGCGGTAACAAGGTGTCATTGAACTGGTCTTCAATGCGTTGAATGTTGTCTTGCCAAGGTGAATCCAGCAGGACATCGATGTTGGCGATGGCAGCGCGGCAGGCCAGCGGGTTGCCCATAAAGGTCGGACCGTGGGCGAGGATGCCCGGCTGGCCTTGGCTGATGGTGTCGCTGATGTCAGTGGTGGCGAGTGTGGCGGCGAGCGTGATGTGACCGCCGGTGAGGGTTTTGCCGAGCGCCATGATGTCCGGGCGGATGTCGGCCCATTCGCAGGCGAAAAGCTTACCGGTGCGGCCGAAGCCGGTGGCGATTTCGTCGGCAATCAACAGGACGTTGAATTCGTCGCACAAGCTGCGCAGTTGGCGCAGGAAGTCCGGGCGGTAAAAACGCATGCCGCCGGCGCCTTGCACAATCGGTTCGATGGTGACGGCGGCGATGTCGTCATGGTGCTGTTCCAGAAGCTGGCGAACGGCGGCAATGTCGCTGTCGTCGGAATTGATATCGAAGCCCATTTGCGGGGCGGGGGCGAAGAAATGTTGTGGCAACACTTGTGAAAACAAACTGTGCATGCCATTGACCGGGTCGCAGATGGCCATGGTGGCGAAGGTGTCGCCGTGGTAGCCGTGTTCGAAACTGAGCAGTTTGTTTTTATTCGGTTGCTCACGGCTGATCCAATATTGCATGGCCATTTTGATGGCGACTTCCATGGCGACGGAACCGGAATCGACCAGAAAGACTTTTTCCAACCCGTCCGGTGTCAGTTTGACCAGGCGTTTGGCGAGCTCGATGGCGGGTTCGTGGGTGAAGCCGCCGAACATGATGTGCGGCATGGTGTCGATTTGCTCGTGCATGGCTTGCTGGATTTTCGGGTGGTTGTAACCGTGCATGGCGGCCCACCAGGAGCTCATGCCGTCGACCAGTTCGGTGCCGTCCGCCAAGGTGATGATTGCCCCCTGGGTTTTGGCGACGCCGATGGCTGGAATGCCGGCGGGCATTTTGGCGTAAGGATGCCAGATGTGGTTTTGGTCGAAATCCAGGAGTGTTGGCCAGTCCGTCATAAGTGCCCCGTTCGGTTGTGGGTGAAAATTGCAATCGGTCAGACGGGCATTATACAAATCCCGCCGTTGGAAATCGAACTCTGCACGAATATCGAAATTGACCAGGCCTGGCAGCCTGCTAGCCCAAAACCTTAATCGTCCAGGCCTGGCGAGTTTTGCCAGTTCAAGGCGTTGAGCGCCGTTTGAAAAGAGGTTTCCGGTTCGGCCGTCAAATGCAGGTGTTCGCCGGTGACAGGGTGCGTGAAGATGAGGTCGGTGGCGGCGAGGTAGAGTCGGTGCTGTCCCAGCCAGTCGTGAAAGAAATGGTTGTGGTGTCGGTCGCCGTATTGCACGTCGCCGATGATTGGGTGGTTGATGTGGTTGAGGTGACGGCGAAGTTGATGCTTGCGGCCAGTCTGCGGCATGAGTTTCAACAGTGAGTAACGCTGGTGGTCGTAACGGCCCATCCGGTGTGTGACTTCCGCGATGGCGAGGCGCTGAAACCGGGTGACGGCTTCTTGAGGTGGTTTGTCCTGGCGAGCGTGCTTGTCGGCGATTTTATCGAGCTTATGTTTCAGGGCATGATCGATTTCGCCGCTTTCAGGTGTCCAGCCGCGGCAAATGGCTTGGTAATGTTTTGCAATCTGGTGGGCTTCAAATTGTTCGCCCATGCGTTGGGCGGTGTCGCGGTCCAGTGCAAACAGTAACAGACCGGAAGTGGCTTTATCCAAACGATGCAGGGTGTGAACCGGTTGGCCGATGGCATCTCGCGTCATTTGCAAGGCGAAACGGGTTTCGTGTTTATCGATGGGGGAGCGGTGTACCAAT
The nucleotide sequence above comes from Hydrogenovibrio thermophilus. Encoded proteins:
- the speE gene encoding polyamine aminopropyltransferase, with product MPKSAQTYLETLYPSWGQQFVMDEVLFEVDTGHQHLVIFNNAQWGTVMALDGVIQTTEKDEFIYHEMMTHVPMLAHGAAKKVLIIGGGDGGILREVLKHDTVESVTQVEIDQQVIDMCVQYLPNHSAGAFSNPKANIVIADGVDFVTECTEKFDVIISDSTDPIGPGEVLFTSRFYQGIQNCLNDGGVFVAQNGVSFMQTDEVTTTYKRLSPLFAEATFYSAAVPTYVGGIMTFAWATDRTDLNTQSVAVLQQRYDAANLNTCFYTPALHAGAFALPKYVQDAMV
- a CDS encoding type III PLP-dependent enzyme, which codes for MNTDALVQHFAEQTHPDELEQFDRSTLSQLLKEHETPFLVLDLQEVEYQYHALQNALPGVSLFYAIKSLAHPAVIRRLKKLGGQFDLATAGEVDLVKGLGVAGEQCIHTHPIKKDKEIRHALEFGCRRFVVDNPAEVIKFVPYKDDVELIIRVSFRSQDATVDLSRKFGCALEELPGLVDLAMSNGMTVSGLSFHVGSQSLSPFAQVNAIQASLAAMKEMAHVSWKWLDIGGSFPVSYQGPVMPIDDFCAPIREALLDVPEGIEVFAEPGRFISAPSMIEVLRIVGKAKRGARTWYYLDDGVYGALSGQMYDHAQYPITPLKPFDPTGDFFPSVLAGPTCDSVDVIDEDIELPDLAVGDVLVAKQMGAYTIASASEFNYYPKPKVVVVEDLIEHPEDES
- a CDS encoding OsmC family protein; amino-acid sequence: MATVVKWQGGMAFKGTTESGHDVLMDAAPEVGGENKGARPMEMVLLGLGGCTSIDVMMMLQKSQQDVTDCEVAIESERSDSIPKVFTKIHVHFKVSGHGLNPKKVERAVNLSAEKYCSVSKMLEHSVEMSHDFEIIEV
- a CDS encoding peptidase M42; protein product: MDSFNEFIDLLKSLIRQPSVVGAEHSFFRVLQRELEERGARVTWYEGLLVAQGERPDSTFLSSHIDRHGLICTGPNEFQFAAFIAGRMTTLHGNDVSDELKMTLMNRFENTPVLAYEPWSGAYRGSGTIDNAYICEFRNNLIFEVNGLEHLVAGTPVGFQDKLKIQQGLLSGQLDNVLTAAMLVHLFSLGYQGTAFFTAEEESGGSWRYLLEWFRRFGNPTNQLYVLDTSPYKNRTEADKQLVVLRNRDENAEFNAEATRQLAQLCYELDIPYGFKDEYIEQLNQQAKLNGQPKQSIGRTELGRITANANGLVHGTTLQIPTTGYHTMDETASIEACQAFLTVLKKVAKLD
- a CDS encoding adenosylmethionine--8-amino-7-oxononanoate transaminase gives rise to the protein MTDWPTLLDFDQNHIWHPYAKMPAGIPAIGVAKTQGAIITLADGTELVDGMSSWWAAMHGYNHPKIQQAMHEQIDTMPHIMFGGFTHEPAIELAKRLVKLTPDGLEKVFLVDSGSVAMEVAIKMAMQYWISREQPNKNKLLSFEHGYHGDTFATMAICDPVNGMHSLFSQVLPQHFFAPAPQMGFDINSDDSDIAAVRQLLEQHHDDIAAVTIEPIVQGAGGMRFYRPDFLRQLRSLCDEFNVLLIADEIATGFGRTGKLFACEWADIRPDIMALGKTLTGGHITLAATLATTDISDTISQGQPGILAHGPTFMGNPLACRAAIANIDVLLDSPWQDNIQRIEDQFNDTLLPLKTQDGIADTRVLGAIGVIELERGDLGPHIQAVGIEKGIWVRPFGKLIYTMPAYNIPQAQLNQLTNGLTQAVKTAVQSAIQNA
- a CDS encoding pseudouridine synthase, coding for MAPPLIIMHTDCQLDQFKIIYQDDHLVAIHKPAGLLVHRSPIDKHETRFALQMTRDAIGQPVHTLHRLDKATSGLLLFALDRDTAQRMGEQFEAHQIAKHYQAICRGWTPESGEIDHALKHKLDKIADKHARQDKPPQEAVTRFQRLAIAEVTHRMGRYDHQRYSLLKLMPQTGRKHQLRRHLNHINHPIIGDVQYGDRHHNHFFHDWLGQHRLYLAATDLIFTHPVTGEHLHLTAEPETSFQTALNALNWQNSPGLDD